AGTACTTTGCATAAAAGTACTCGGAGGTACACGCAGAAGGTATGCTTCGGTAGGCGATAAAATTATTGTTACCGTTAAAGATGCACTGCCCTCAGGAAATATAAAAAAAGGTACAGTTTCTAAAGCTGTTGTAGTAAGAACAAATAAAGAAATCAGAAGAAACGACGGTTCTTATATTCGTTTCGATGATAATGCTGTTGTATTACTTACAGCAACTGACGAGCTTAGAGGAACACGTATCTTTGGACCCGTAGCAAGAGAACTTAGGGAAAAGCAATATATGAAAATAGTATCATTAGCACCTGAAGTGCTTTAATATTTGATAAATTATGGGAGAAAAGCTTCACATAAAAAAAGGCGACATAGTCAGAGTTATTGCCGGCGATTCAAAAGGTCAGGAAGGTAAAGTACTCAGCGTATTAGTTGATAAAAACAAAGCAATTGTTGAAGGTATCAACATGGTGTCGAAACATACTAAACCCAATGCCAAAAATTCAAAAGGTGGCATTGTGAAAAAAGAATCACCTGTCCATATTTCAAATCTGATGGTGATCGATAACACAGGAAAACCTGCTCGTATAGGCAGAAAAGAAGACAGTAAAGGAAATATAGTTCGTTATTCAAAAAAGTCAGGGGAGGTAATTAAGTAATGGATTACAAGCCAAGATTAAGATCGAAATATGAAGCTGAAGTTGTTCCAGCTTTAATGAAACAATTCCAGTTCAAAAACAGGATGCAGGTGC
This window of the Bacteroidales bacterium genome carries:
- the rplN gene encoding 50S ribosomal protein L14 — translated: MIQQESRLIVADNSGAKEVLCIKVLGGTRRRYASVGDKIIVTVKDALPSGNIKKGTVSKAVVVRTNKEIRRNDGSYIRFDDNAVVLLTATDELRGTRIFGPVARELREKQYMKIVSLAPEVL
- the rplX gene encoding 50S ribosomal protein L24; the encoded protein is MGEKLHIKKGDIVRVIAGDSKGQEGKVLSVLVDKNKAIVEGINMVSKHTKPNAKNSKGGIVKKESPVHISNLMVIDNTGKPARIGRKEDSKGNIVRYSKKSGEVIK